In Arachis hypogaea cultivar Tifrunner chromosome 17, arahy.Tifrunner.gnm2.J5K5, whole genome shotgun sequence, a single window of DNA contains:
- the LOC112764707 gene encoding dihydrofolate synthetase isoform X3, translated as MAFILFTEENVDIAVVEAGLGGARDAKNVISSVRIKAAPHTPLRLRDDPETGSILEKLTEENLRDWGLLQDFYRFVKVELMQFKEFLK; from the exons ATGGCATTCATCTTGTTCACAGAAGAGAATGTTGACATTGCTGTTGTTGAG GCTGGTTTAGGGGGTGCTCGGGATGCAAAGAATGTTATATCCTCAGTTAG GATAAAGGCTGCACCACATACTCCCCTTAGGCTACGTGATGATCCTGAG ACAGGTTCCATTTTAGAGAAACTTACAGAGGAGAACTTACGGGACTGGGGGCTTTTGCAAGACTTCTATCGTTTTGTGAAG GTGGAACTCATGCaattcaaggaattcctaaaataa
- the LOC112764707 gene encoding dihydrofolate synthetase isoform X1 — translation MAFILFTEENVDIAVVEAGLGGARDAKNVISSVRIKAAPHTPLRLRDDPETGSILEKLTEENLRDWGLLQDFYRFVKTIESSAKEFFGQRWNSCNSRNS, via the exons ATGGCATTCATCTTGTTCACAGAAGAGAATGTTGACATTGCTGTTGTTGAG GCTGGTTTAGGGGGTGCTCGGGATGCAAAGAATGTTATATCCTCAGTTAG GATAAAGGCTGCACCACATACTCCCCTTAGGCTACGTGATGATCCTGAG ACAGGTTCCATTTTAGAGAAACTTACAGAGGAGAACTTACGGGACTGGGGGCTTTTGCAAGACTTCTATCGTTTTGTGAAG ACAATAGAAAGTTCTGCCAAGGAATTCTTTGGGCAAAG GTGGAACTCATGCaattcaaggaattcctaa
- the LOC112764707 gene encoding dihydrofolate synthetase isoform X2, which produces MAFILFTEENVDIAVVEAGLGGARDAKNVISSVRIKAAPHTPLRLRDDPETGSILEKLTEENLRDWGLLQDFYRFVKTIESSAKEFFGQRFLL; this is translated from the exons ATGGCATTCATCTTGTTCACAGAAGAGAATGTTGACATTGCTGTTGTTGAG GCTGGTTTAGGGGGTGCTCGGGATGCAAAGAATGTTATATCCTCAGTTAG GATAAAGGCTGCACCACATACTCCCCTTAGGCTACGTGATGATCCTGAG ACAGGTTCCATTTTAGAGAAACTTACAGAGGAGAACTTACGGGACTGGGGGCTTTTGCAAGACTTCTATCGTTTTGTGAAG ACAATAGAAAGTTCTGCCAAGGAATTCTTTGGGCAAAG GTTTCTTCTATGA